The following is a genomic window from Neodiprion lecontei isolate iyNeoLeco1 chromosome 4, iyNeoLeco1.1, whole genome shotgun sequence.
tatattacattatacactgaaattcagtaaaatatcAGTGAAAAGTCACCGAATCGTCACTGTATatgcacagatttttttcccagTCGTATACTTGTAACTGGGAATCAGTGAACTTGAATGATTCAAATTAGGAGAATACTTCGATCATCCggtaaaacaaaaacaagtaaTGTGATTTCCGTGAAGTTGTTAATAAACTGGTTTACGTAGTTGAAAttcggtttaaaaaaaaatttcaaaaatcgcaATTTTCAAGGAACTTCTTTTAACTAAATTCAACTTGATTAACTCGAGTTACACTTTTTAAACCGTTTCTTTCCCGGCGTTTCAGAGTAAGTACCATGCATCATTAATCTCGGTTTCGAGACTCGTAGCCAAAATGATTTCCCCGGTAAAATTAAGccaaaatttctctcactaTCTCAGACCCGGGTTATCAGCCAGTCAATCTTCGTCCTTTTCCGCGGGTCTAACGGGGATCTCAGCGTCGGACTCGAACGCGTTCAACCTGAACCACCCAATCTTCGGAGGAACGTCGCAAGCCAACAGCAATTCGTTCAGTCTGGGCGAGGCGACTGCAACATCGCACGGCGGCGCGAACAACGGTCACGCGACATCCGGTGCGCAGTCCAACGTGGGCGGGGTGTCTTCGGGAGCGACTTCCGGCGCCGGTGGTGGACACTCCTCGGCCGGCGGCGAGGCCTCGGCCTTCGAATACCAAGGTCACCGTCAGGGTCGCCCGATTTGGACGAACTTTGGACCGAACACGGAACCGAACCGGAACAACGGCTGCGCGGGATATCGTCACAGGGGCAACTTCCGGTCCGGGAACTACTTCGACCCGAGCAGAGGCTGCGGAGGCGGAAACAGCGTCGACGCCGCGAATCGCCAACCCTCCACCCAGATATCAGCGGCCTCGGCCAGCTCCGGCGCCTCCTCAACCGGACACGGATTCTCCTTTGGCCAGTCCGTATCGCAGAGCAATTCGGGGCCCAACGGACCCTCCGCTTCGACTAGCCACAAGGTTCAGACGTCCGGAAACGCCCAGGGCTTCTCTCAGGGGTCCGCCGCCGCGGTGGGCCAGACGAACGGACAAACCGACGCGAGCTTCGGCTCTGGGACCCTCGTCGCGAGCTCCCAGGGGACCGGAAACTCCTTCGGGAGCGCCGTTTCGGCGAACAGAGGGCAGCACTCGGTGGGACAAGTCGACTCGCACACTCGCGGAGACGGGACGGTTCAGGGAACTGCCAATGCTGGATCCGTCAGCTTCGTTAGGTTCCCTGAGGAGTCTGGTCAGAATATCCCCCGCGAGTTTGTCAGGAGTCGGCCTGCTTCTCGCCCCGAAGATCAACGCAGACGCAAGACGAACAGGAACAGACATCCGGTTGACACCATCATCACAGAGATTACAGACTCCGTTGCGGATCTCTTTGATATCTGATCGAAGTGATCAAAGCGCGACGAATGAGCCGTGGTGACTTCGTTTTATCTAGTTATCGCAAACAATGTCTCGTGAAAAAAGAGTATGAATGTTTTTAGCCAATTTCACGTAGGCGCATACGGTTAGATTCTTAAGaatgtgtaattaattaatcggtCCAAAGTGTTGACAAGACTTCGAAGAAATTCGAAATCGTATCAACAGGTATTTGTATCGTCTTATTCGGTGACTTAAAACGTgactaattttttcacaattactCTATGATGTgtcgaaagaaaatttgaacaaaaaataatcactttTTGTCATATTCTTGGCACTAACTACCAAATTTTGTGGAATTATCGAGTCTATTCAGACCCTGACAGTGGACGCGTTTTGCACACAGGTTTTTTCCTACATTAGTTTGCTTGTTGAAAACAATCCTGTGAACGTGTAGCAAGATAAAGTTCTTTCAACCAATTACGCGGAATTATTTACTCCTTTCCTCCATAATTACTCTGGAAtaacttatttttaattgaggATACGATCGTACTGTCTTATGCAGTCTGTTGTTCTCGCTACGAGCAAAAATCCGACCGGAATCGTTAATGCTCTTCATGCAAAACGTGTCTTCTATTTATGGTCGTGAATTCATTATTATGTTAAAAGCTTGACACCCCTCGTCGATCTTCCAACGAATATGCACTGAGGCAGTTAGTCAGCCAAAAACCGATAGGTAcgttttgttaattttataacGAAATGATCACATGTTGGATATTTATcagattattatatttattcttaGGTTACGAATCTAGCATATTCTTTTGATTTTACTCTGCCATGACTCAttttattgaagaaaattgttcTTTACCCATTCACTGAgactttttttcctcgtagTCGAATAAATGGAAACGTTGAATTGAACACCGAATATGAAGAAATCTGTCTGAatgattttgtgaaaaatatagttttctgaataaaatgtaCTATCatagagtgaaatcgaacaaatctactaaatttttaaccattttcaaacaattttaatatcaaaatttaatcaatATTCAACGTACCACCATCTCGTAATCAAACtgctaaaaaaaatcattttccgGACGACCAATGTACGATTAGCCAAGACGTATAGAGGTCGCCGGAGAAATCCTCAAAGTGGGTGAAGGTTTCGAACTTCAAGGTAAAGGTCAATGTCCCGAGAAGTTAAAGATTCGGTAGCGGCATCTACAGTTTCTTGGCCGATGGCAAGGCGAAAACGATGGCTACTGTCTTCGGTAACTTATCGACATTGGCAACTACGCTAATCTCTACGACTAACAATAAGGCGACGGTAAGTGTCAGATGTAACCGTCACTTGGAACGAAAGAATATCTCAGACGATTCGAAGTTACCGAAAGAAccgatggagaaaaaaataaaaatttcaatctcgtGAGAAGTTAAAGATATTCGAACGTTGCAGAAATATCCCACGAATACTCAAATCATTGTTTTATTCGAGTTTTGTTGGGttgtaaaatattgttcaCCCGTTTATTAGCGCgccttaaatattttataactcCGTATCACACACTTGAAAACATTCCGGGACACGTTTTGACTATTGtatttcaaggaaaattaGTTATCTTTTGCAAAATGGAGTATTGAGtattaaaacaaaattcataaaacaacaaaataccGGTAAATCGATCATTCTACTGAAACAAATCATAactcattcaattttcaacattttgagCTGAAATTTGACCGAGTAACTATCAAGACACAGGTatttaagaaagaaaaaaaatacggagATACTGTGTGACAAAAAAAGGTATTTATTTGGGTGAGTGTATTTTTGACAAAAGAATGAATTCacgatttttacgatatttcattatttatcatGGATCAAATCGTATTAGGTGCCATTTTGTTTCTATTACCCCAGCGTCACCGTAAAAACGTACTAATTGTTGTACTGGGTAAGAAAATTAACTTCACTAAACAGTGCCCAGCCTTACCTTAGAGAAAAAACTTATCGTATCTAATTATTTGCATTCAGTTCATGTGTACTATACTTAATATTTGCGTTCGAGTTTTTCTCAGAATACTCCGTGGTCAATTATACAAAGATATTGCGATGAAGTTGTACAACAATTACTCCATGACTCGGGGATTCACAATCAAACTAAATTGGCTCTACCAGTGAGTCATAGGTAATTCACGATTTTAATTGCAGAAGAGAATTAAAAAGGTCTGTAACtgccattttctttttttttttcaaattaaattttgtttcagaaaACATTGCCTTTGCAACTTACATACTTTCCAGACAGAAATTGAAGGAAACAAATGTTACcgtcttttttctctctctcaatcAGTGTGGCAAATAAACGATAATATTTGCAAGCAGCAtggaaatatataaataaaaaaacaacaacacaACGAATGGTCATCACTATTCGCAGCCATGTCTCACGTCGACGACGCGAAATGAAGTTTCGTTTTGCTTTCAGCCAATCATTAGCATTTTTAGTACGTTTATAGTGGTAACAGTCTCATCATCTGCGCGTATTATACTAATTTGCTTGGATTTCGTGGTATCTGAAATGTCTCGCACAGTTGATAAACCCTACGGATGAACAGTGATGCCGCTAAGCTTTCATCCCATATGCTGTTTTTACCAGTTTCCCTACCGATTGAGATCTCTCGAGCATTCCGACTTCGTAGTTAGTTCGAAAGGCGGGTTCTCAGACACCAGAGTGTACATATAATTGCAAACAGCATAACCATACAAAGCGTATCTTCTTCGAATGTTCTCTACTACCATAACGTTTAACATTGACCGTGGAGTCGGGAATCTCGTTGCTTATTATAAGTGCGGCTACTTAATCCACAGGGAAGAGTTGGATTACTGTACTGAAATTATCATCTTGGAATGTTAATTGCAGTGTTTTGTGCCAAGCCTTTTACAGTAGACCTTATCCTACGACTGTCTGTTCTACCATTTACAGCAACACTGCACGAAGGTACAGAAAGTCCTACGAAGCTGAAAACCTTTCTGCGTAGCGCGTTATTCGATATCGTCTATGATCCAGTTGAGTACTTTTAATGCCGATGCCATTGAATTGAATCAACCGATTACTGAAATCGAATCGATGATGCATGTTCGCGAGAAGACGCTTCGCCTCTTGACTTTATTACCTTTCCTTTAATTGATTTCAGCGATTCTCCTGTTTCTGATTCCGATCTTTCAGGCTACCACTGCAGTCTGCGTCATCCAGGTATACGCATATTGATTGTACATAATGATCTATACCGCGGCTTTTTAATCGGCATTAATAACCGACGATTGGAACTGGCATACTACTTGTGTGGGACTGCGATTGAAATGGAGTAACTACGCGCTTACATCCAAGGAATCCTCCGAAGAATTGCTATTAATTATGAGAATCTTCCGTGCCAAATTGCCCAATCgtacgtttgaatttgaattaaaaattactatCGAtgtctggaaataaatatcagATTTCACACACGAACGGTAATTGCTGCTCGGTTCCTTGCCAAATGTGAGGATAGTTGAAGATTGAAATAACTATTATTCCCGTCTGGTAAATTTGCCGGCATCACAACCTTGAGGTCGCAGCGCCGATTAATTAACCGAGACTTTGCCTGTGCCTCGGGCACGAGTAAGTTTCTCGAGACAAAAAATCCAAATGGATAATATGATCATCTGTTAGCCTGCCTCTTAAAAGAAATGATCATGTTTACGAATCCTGCACCTTCATATCCAAAGCAGAATTTCAAGAATTCAATTTGTCGTTTCACATTGTCAATTGATATTTCAAGATTAACTTGAGGCGTTGTGAAGAGCTGACGACAGGTCAAATAGTTATTTTAACTAGCTACTTTGCTTTGAATATGTTACAATCGATGGCTCATCTATTCTTATACAACGCATAGAGAACATGATTATAATATGGTAGATTGAAGGTTACGCGTCACTAAAATCCCACAGTAAACAAGAAGATGAATTCAGCTATGACGATTGGTGGAATTTATAAAGATGATTTTCATAGAAATACaaatcaatataaatatattgaaaacgaaattaattaacgaaaattaaaaattaacgaattattggaagaaaattgaagTCTGCTATGAATAGCAAattctcaaacattttttgCACAGACAATTTATCCGGAATTCGATGGTAACCTGAATAACCTGATGCGAGTATCAATTTCTTACAAATTCAAAAGTGAAACCAAGATTATTTCGcattcgagaaaaaaaagttgacaaTCCAATGAGACAAATGTACTGTAAGTAGCTAGTTTCTGCGTATGATGTAACCCGATATTCTACACACTCGTATGAGTACCCAGTACGCTGGTGAGATTTTATTGCTTAAGTGACCAACAAATCGTCGAACgcgaatgaataattcttatGATTACCACCATAAGCTTTTAGTTGCATTAACTCAAAGCTTTTCCTAATGATACTTTGTAATTATATAGATATGAGTGTCTGATTTCTACAGATTCTTATACGGAGACCTTCGAATGTTAGAAGCTGACAAAACACATTCAGAAATCGACAACGTCTGAGTTTCAATCCAGTATATAACGCGAAAACTATGAATCATACGAAGAACAAGCTGggaattgagaaaatttacttTCCAATGGATTTctaaatcataatatacaaaaCAATCTAACAGTCCCTggaagtttataaaaattcaaaaatatc
Proteins encoded in this region:
- the LOC107226670 gene encoding uncharacterized transmembrane protein DDB_G0289901, giving the protein MAMRVSIVFLSTSILCFAGTLADDRIFFNAEDERRWNTPPELIPESVGKSKVTPADPQGRFLPFSASFSLSAGENNAHSLNVGANDGGVSLSQSASQADSFGSFGGKGPGLSASQSSSFSAGLTGISASDSNAFNLNHPIFGGTSQANSNSFSLGEATATSHGGANNGHATSGAQSNVGGVSSGATSGAGGGHSSAGGEASAFEYQGHRQGRPIWTNFGPNTEPNRNNGCAGYRHRGNFRSGNYFDPSRGCGGGNSVDAANRQPSTQISAASASSGASSTGHGFSFGQSVSQSNSGPNGPSASTSHKVQTSGNAQGFSQGSAAAVGQTNGQTDASFGSGTLVASSQGTGNSFGSAVSANRGQHSVGQVDSHTRGDGTVQGTANAGSVSFVRFPEESGQNIPREFVRSRPASRPEDQRRRKTNRNRHPVDTIITEITDSVADLFDI